A genomic segment from Camarhynchus parvulus chromosome 7, STF_HiC, whole genome shotgun sequence encodes:
- the RPL37A gene encoding 60S ribosomal protein L37a: MAKRTKKVGIVGKYGTRYGASLRKMVKKIEISQHAKYTCSFCGKTKMKRKAVGIWHCGSCMKTVAGGAWTYNTTSAVTVKSAIRRLKELKDQ; this comes from the exons ATG GCTAAGCGCACCAAGAAGGTCGGGATCGTGGGTAAATATGGGACCCGTTACGGTGCATCCCTTAGGAAAATGGTGAAGAAGATTGAAATCAGCCAGCATGCCAAGTATACCTGCTCCTTCTGCGGCAAG ACCAAAATGAAGAGGAAGGCTGTGGGTATCTGGCACTGCGGGTCCTGCATGAAGACAGTTGCTGGTGGTGCCTGGACTTACAA TACCACCTCTGCAGTGACAGtcaaatctgccatcagaagaCTGAAGGAACTGAAAGACCAGTAG